One Thioclava electrotropha DNA segment encodes these proteins:
- a CDS encoding cache domain-containing protein translates to MSIRRQHNLGGIFRRTALAMVLVVAATAVFVAKVVSDQAHEFQTAIEHKLVLRGSDAIALSFNTALMREWDSMHAVARSIGTASQDDINKFMDAVARTGGQVAWAGFAAPDGTIISGSNGYEVGKNVSSKRWFRDGIRVPSVDSITETATNAQTGKMEYFLNLSTPVKGANGQKIGVLVYRVRIAWVRSFLFEASKELGIDVVVQDINGDPVIDTRQDSTPLPKSLTSSASLRSKSSGVFHLVDGKDGGTYAFAPDFVWNKLPNFGWRVFAVLRRDNISNDLPVLTQVTLATVAAAALCLLGVTLVFLKLLLRPVERLAEDAKSIANGKYVFPEEATSSQEAASLSSALAIIQSKLTPQRSERPPRSTPEATPEPHS, encoded by the coding sequence ATGAGCATTCGGCGACAACACAATCTCGGGGGCATTTTCCGACGCACCGCTCTGGCGATGGTGCTCGTCGTGGCAGCGACGGCCGTCTTCGTCGCCAAGGTCGTGTCGGATCAGGCCCATGAATTTCAGACAGCCATTGAACACAAACTGGTCCTGAGAGGCTCGGATGCGATCGCGCTCAGCTTCAACACGGCCCTGATGCGCGAATGGGACAGTATGCATGCCGTTGCGCGAAGCATCGGCACCGCGTCGCAAGACGACATCAACAAGTTCATGGACGCCGTCGCCCGCACCGGGGGCCAGGTCGCTTGGGCAGGCTTCGCCGCGCCCGATGGCACGATCATCTCCGGCTCGAACGGCTATGAGGTCGGCAAGAATGTCAGCTCCAAGCGGTGGTTCCGCGATGGTATCCGCGTGCCGTCGGTCGACTCGATCACCGAGACGGCCACCAATGCGCAGACCGGCAAGATGGAGTATTTCCTGAACCTCTCGACCCCCGTGAAGGGCGCGAACGGCCAGAAGATCGGCGTGCTGGTCTACCGCGTGCGGATCGCATGGGTGCGCAGCTTCCTGTTCGAGGCGAGCAAGGAACTTGGCATCGACGTGGTCGTGCAGGACATCAACGGCGATCCCGTCATCGACACCCGTCAAGACAGCACGCCCCTGCCCAAGAGCCTGACGTCAAGCGCGAGCCTGCGCAGCAAGTCTTCCGGCGTCTTCCACCTTGTCGACGGCAAGGACGGCGGAACCTATGCCTTTGCGCCGGATTTCGTCTGGAACAAACTGCCCAACTTCGGCTGGCGCGTCTTCGCGGTTCTGCGCCGCGACAACATCTCGAACGATCTGCCGGTTTTGACGCAGGTGACGCTGGCGACGGTCGCAGCCGCGGCGCTGTGCCTGCTCGGCGTGACGCTGGTGTTCCTCAAGCTGCTGCTGCGCCCGGTCGAGCGGCTGGCAGAGGATGCCAAGAGCATCGCGAACGGCAAATACGTCTTCCCCGAAGAAGCGACGAGCTCTCAGGAAGCCGCCTCGCTGTCGAGCGCACTCGCGATCATCCAGAGCAAGCTCACCCCGCAGCGTAGCGAACGGCCG
- a CDS encoding glycosyltransferase encodes MFFYPQLGELGSAAMQLILVVGITAILPSFVKPRRNWHRAVLLGISAVLALRYIWWRGTETLAPPGLTLDVLASWSLYALEVFTLIGSLSAFLVLSRIKLRSEEADQYANLPTEKEPLVAILIATYNEDRDVLERTIVGAKFLRHRNKMIMVCDDSRRDWLRDFCETKGVRYMRRADNEGQKAGNINHALDRLAEEEVQPDFVAILDADFVPHRGFISRTLALFHDPEVGLVQTPQHFFNSDPIQHNFRLDSSYPDEQRFFFDQMQPARDGWGIAFCCGTSSVCRWSALREIGGFNTESVTEDFMLTLALQNAGWRTVYLAEPLTEGLAPEGLKEYITQRARWCLGLMQIARSSLGPFSKSNLRLRDRWSVIDSIFYWTTTFPFRIAAICYPLLYWYFNITVVNAGLADVLSYFGVYYLWSLMTLNRLSRGMVVPLLNDVSQLIGAIPIARAAFTGLLRPHGHPFSVTAKGGDRSKVVVQWRIMMPFLILFFLTLGGLLIGIVWDRFAYYDAGDGKWVILFWTIYNLFLLAATCRACVELPRREIHVADKPERISFVSDGTEYWVWMTSFTMDTVRLRGLTLPEQTRGMLTIDQITDPIECYVIAKTRDGARLQLLPTEEQREELFVRFYAEGNEPGVSHVRPGALLHDIYRRFLPKFSSDE; translated from the coding sequence ATGTTCTTCTATCCGCAACTGGGAGAGCTTGGCTCGGCGGCGATGCAGCTCATCCTCGTGGTGGGCATCACAGCCATTCTGCCGAGCTTCGTCAAACCGCGGCGCAATTGGCACCGGGCGGTCTTGCTGGGGATCAGCGCGGTGCTCGCGCTGCGCTATATCTGGTGGCGCGGAACCGAGACCCTCGCCCCGCCGGGCCTGACGCTGGATGTACTGGCAAGCTGGTCTCTCTACGCGCTCGAAGTCTTCACCCTGATCGGCTCGCTCAGCGCCTTTCTGGTCCTGTCGCGGATCAAGCTGCGCAGCGAGGAAGCGGATCAATACGCCAATCTCCCGACGGAGAAAGAGCCGCTCGTCGCGATCCTGATCGCCACCTATAACGAGGATCGCGACGTTCTCGAACGCACTATCGTGGGCGCGAAATTCCTGCGCCATCGCAACAAGATGATCATGGTCTGCGACGACAGCCGCCGCGACTGGCTGCGCGATTTCTGCGAGACCAAGGGCGTGCGTTACATGCGCCGGGCCGACAATGAGGGGCAGAAGGCGGGCAATATCAACCACGCGCTGGACCGGTTGGCCGAGGAAGAGGTGCAGCCAGATTTCGTGGCGATCCTCGATGCGGATTTCGTACCCCATCGCGGCTTCATCTCACGTACGCTGGCGCTGTTCCACGACCCCGAGGTGGGCCTCGTGCAGACGCCGCAGCATTTCTTCAACTCCGACCCGATCCAGCACAATTTCCGGCTCGACAGCTCCTACCCCGACGAGCAGCGCTTCTTCTTCGACCAGATGCAGCCCGCGCGCGACGGCTGGGGGATCGCCTTTTGCTGCGGCACCTCCTCGGTCTGCCGCTGGAGCGCGCTGCGCGAGATCGGCGGCTTCAACACCGAGAGCGTGACCGAGGATTTCATGCTGACGCTGGCGTTGCAGAATGCAGGCTGGCGCACCGTCTATCTGGCCGAGCCGCTGACCGAAGGGCTCGCTCCGGAAGGCCTCAAGGAATACATCACCCAGCGCGCCCGCTGGTGCCTCGGCCTGATGCAGATCGCGCGGTCCTCGCTCGGCCCCTTCTCGAAGAGCAATCTACGCCTGCGCGACCGCTGGAGCGTCATCGACTCGATCTTCTATTGGACCACGACCTTCCCCTTCCGGATCGCGGCGATCTGCTATCCCCTGCTCTACTGGTATTTCAACATCACGGTGGTGAATGCGGGCCTTGCGGATGTGCTGAGCTATTTCGGGGTCTATTACCTGTGGAGCCTGATGACGCTGAACAGGCTCAGCCGTGGCATGGTCGTTCCTCTGCTGAACGACGTGAGCCAGCTGATCGGTGCGATCCCGATCGCCCGCGCCGCCTTCACCGGTTTGCTGCGGCCCCATGGCCACCCGTTTTCGGTGACGGCGAAAGGCGGGGACCGGTCGAAAGTCGTCGTGCAGTGGCGGATCATGATGCCGTTCCTGATCCTGTTTTTCCTGACGCTGGGCGGCCTTCTGATCGGGATCGTCTGGGACCGCTTCGCCTATTACGACGCGGGCGACGGCAAATGGGTGATCCTGTTCTGGACGATCTATAACCTGTTCCTGCTGGCGGCGACCTGCCGGGCCTGCGTCGAGCTGCCCCGGCGCGAAATCCATGTGGCCGACAAGCCCGAGCGAATTTCCTTCGTCTCCGACGGCACGGAATACTGGGTCTGGATGACCTCTTTCACGATGGACACGGTGCGCCTGCGCGGCCTGACCCTGCCGGAACAGACTCGCGGGATGCTGACGATCGACCAGATCACCGACCCGATCGAATGCTACGTCATCGCGAAGACCCGCGACGGCGCGCGGCTCCAGCTTCTGCCGACCGAGGAGCAGCGCGAAGAGCTGTTCGTGCGCTTCTATGCCGAAGGGAACGAGCCGGGCGTCAGCCATGTTCGCCCCGGCGCGCTTCTGCACGACATCTACCGCCGCTTCTTGCCGAAATTCTCCTCGGACGAGTGA
- a CDS encoding HlyD family secretion protein — protein sequence MKTFRPVIGIILVAGALWVIVGEQMSGVSADAVVNAPVVTVRSSTAGKLSMPKRPLGAHVDKGERLATVDDILSDTTRLEDLRMELANAEANVARIKSDLAAKRTQRDAYSARTKLYRTHRIAEIETKLKFARARLDRLQPNAQSSETSATKVAQTATAEAGPVTQAREDVALLENALDAAKSGVYLGDGYNDAPSSEQRGALLDEEIASLEADLTEAEARVKTLDARRSKEQTRVNTLTSSQVTSPANGIYWETLQADGVTVQRGDPIMSLVDCDVSLVTASVSEGVYNTLKVGDSATFKLAARDKIYDATIARLAGSGAARVYQHLAIAPSQKHLERYDMTLLVPDLKSDADLDCPVGRTGRVFFEHRPLDFLR from the coding sequence TTGAAAACTTTTCGCCCTGTCATCGGTATTATTTTGGTTGCGGGCGCGCTTTGGGTGATCGTCGGAGAGCAGATGTCGGGCGTGAGCGCCGATGCCGTCGTCAATGCGCCCGTGGTCACGGTTCGCAGCAGCACCGCCGGCAAGCTGTCGATGCCGAAACGACCGCTCGGCGCCCATGTCGACAAGGGCGAGCGGCTGGCCACCGTCGATGATATCCTCTCGGACACCACGCGGCTCGAAGATTTGCGAATGGAGCTGGCGAATGCCGAGGCGAATGTCGCGCGGATCAAAAGCGACCTCGCCGCCAAACGCACGCAACGCGACGCCTATAGCGCGCGCACCAAGCTCTATCGCACGCATCGCATCGCCGAGATCGAGACGAAACTGAAATTCGCCCGCGCGCGGCTCGACCGGCTGCAGCCCAATGCGCAAAGCTCGGAGACGAGTGCCACGAAAGTGGCGCAGACCGCCACGGCAGAGGCTGGGCCGGTGACGCAGGCGCGTGAGGACGTGGCGCTGCTCGAAAACGCGCTCGATGCCGCCAAATCCGGCGTCTATCTGGGCGACGGCTATAACGACGCCCCAAGCTCCGAACAGCGCGGCGCGCTTCTCGATGAGGAGATCGCCTCGCTCGAAGCGGACCTCACCGAGGCCGAGGCCCGCGTCAAGACGCTCGACGCGCGCCGGTCGAAGGAACAGACGCGGGTGAACACGCTGACCTCGAGCCAGGTGACATCGCCTGCGAACGGAATCTACTGGGAGACCCTGCAGGCGGATGGCGTGACGGTGCAGCGGGGCGATCCGATCATGTCGCTCGTCGATTGCGACGTCTCGCTGGTGACCGCCTCGGTGAGCGAAGGCGTCTACAACACCCTCAAGGTGGGCGATTCCGCGACCTTCAAGCTGGCTGCCCGCGACAAGATTTACGACGCGACGATTGCGCGGCTCGCCGGCAGCGGCGCGGCGCGCGTCTACCAGCATCTCGCCATCGCGCCGAGCCAGAAACATCTCGAGCGCTACGATATGACGCTTCTCGTTCCGGACCTGAAATCCGATGCCGATCTCGACTGTCCCGTGGGGCGGACCGGGCGGGTGTTCTTCGAGCACCGCCCCCTCGACTTCCTGCGCTGA
- the yghX gene encoding YghX family hydrolase: MTDPANARRLTAADFDQELLDLYDYYVHGKISKREFLDRAGKWAVGGVTALAILGALAPDYALAQKVAEDDPDILGEDITYPSPNGTGEITAYLVRPTQIDPDNPPAVILVVHENRGLNPYIRDVVRRLAKAGFVAMGPDGLSSLGGYPGNDDEGRTMQRSLDQGALLNDFFAGFEYLQTLDGTNGKVGATGFCYGGGVVNKLAVAYPEMGAGVPFYGAAPDSAQVAMIEAPLMIQLAALDQRINAMWPEYQKALEENDKRYEAYIYPGVNHGFHNDTTPRYDEAAAKLAEERMIAWFRTYLAG, translated from the coding sequence ATGACCGATCCAGCCAATGCGCGCCGCTTGACGGCGGCCGATTTCGACCAGGAACTTCTCGATCTTTACGATTACTATGTCCATGGCAAGATCTCGAAACGGGAATTTCTCGATCGGGCGGGGAAATGGGCGGTGGGCGGCGTGACCGCGCTGGCGATCCTCGGCGCGCTCGCGCCCGATTATGCGCTGGCCCAGAAGGTGGCCGAGGACGATCCGGACATTCTGGGCGAGGACATCACCTATCCCAGCCCGAACGGCACCGGCGAGATCACCGCCTATCTGGTGCGCCCGACGCAGATTGACCCGGACAATCCGCCCGCGGTGATCCTCGTCGTGCATGAGAACCGCGGCCTGAACCCCTATATCCGCGACGTGGTGCGCCGCCTCGCCAAGGCGGGCTTCGTGGCGATGGGGCCCGATGGGCTGTCCTCGCTCGGCGGCTATCCGGGCAATGATGACGAGGGGCGCACGATGCAGCGCAGCCTCGATCAGGGTGCGCTGCTCAATGATTTCTTCGCCGGGTTCGAGTATCTCCAGACGCTCGACGGCACCAACGGCAAGGTCGGTGCGACCGGGTTCTGCTATGGCGGGGGCGTGGTGAACAAGCTCGCCGTCGCCTATCCCGAGATGGGCGCGGGCGTGCCGTTCTACGGGGCTGCGCCAGACAGCGCGCAAGTCGCGATGATTGAGGCGCCGCTGATGATCCAGCTGGCAGCGCTCGACCAGCGGATCAATGCGATGTGGCCGGAGTATCAAAAGGCGCTCGAGGAAAACGACAAGCGCTACGAGGCCTATATCTATCCAGGCGTGAACCACGGGTTTCACAACGACACGACGCCGCGCTACGACGAGGCCGCCGCCAAGCTGGCCGAGGAGCGCATGATCGCGTGGTTCCGGACCTACCTCGCCGGATAA
- a CDS encoding thiamine pyrophosphate-binding protein — MRNGGQVLVESLVGLGARKAFGVPGESYLAVLDALHDTQGTLDFVLCRQEGGASFMAAAYGKLTGEPGICMVTRGPGATNASIGVHTAMQDSAPMILFVGQVGTDMKGREAFQELDYKAVFGTMAKWAVEIDRVERIPEILSRAWTMAVSGRPGPVVVALPEDMLTAMTDVAPLGAPVRITEPQPDPAAMGELREILAGAKRPLILYGGCNWRGDGAAPIRSFAEVSDIPVLSVFRYQDQFDNNSPVFCGDAGVGMAPHVKRLMREADVILAINARFGENTTDGYTLLDVPQPAQRLIHVHGSDLEIGKIYRPELGIHAGPNAFAAALGALEPVKGDWADWRAEGRAAYEAGFDLPDLPSPVDMGKVCAYLREHLPEDMILTNGAGNFAVWPGRFFRFGPNATLLAPQSGAMGYGVPAAIAAKVAQPEKTVVCFAGDGDFQMTSQELATAAQAGAQPIILILNNGIYGTIRAHQERNYPTRVSGTSMAVNPDFAALAKAYGFHGERVERTEDFAAAFERARASETGAVLDLVISPEALTPRQSLSAMRAAALEAGKGR, encoded by the coding sequence ATGAGAAACGGTGGTCAGGTTCTGGTCGAAAGCCTCGTGGGGCTTGGTGCGCGCAAGGCGTTCGGGGTGCCGGGCGAGAGCTATCTCGCGGTGCTCGACGCGCTGCACGACACGCAGGGCACGCTGGATTTCGTGCTGTGTCGGCAGGAAGGCGGGGCGAGCTTCATGGCCGCCGCTTACGGCAAGCTGACCGGGGAGCCCGGCATCTGCATGGTCACGCGCGGACCCGGGGCCACCAATGCGTCGATCGGGGTGCATACGGCGATGCAGGATTCCGCGCCGATGATCCTCTTCGTGGGGCAGGTCGGCACCGATATGAAGGGCCGCGAGGCGTTTCAGGAGCTCGATTACAAGGCGGTCTTCGGCACGATGGCGAAATGGGCCGTCGAGATCGACCGGGTCGAGCGCATTCCCGAAATCCTCTCGCGCGCCTGGACTATGGCTGTGAGCGGGCGGCCCGGTCCGGTCGTGGTCGCGCTACCCGAGGATATGCTGACCGCGATGACCGACGTCGCGCCGCTTGGTGCGCCCGTCCGGATCACCGAGCCGCAGCCCGATCCGGCGGCGATGGGCGAGCTGCGCGAGATACTGGCGGGGGCGAAGCGTCCGCTGATCCTCTATGGCGGGTGCAACTGGCGCGGGGACGGAGCTGCGCCCATTAGGTCCTTCGCGGAAGTCTCTGATATCCCTGTGCTTTCCGTCTTTCGCTATCAGGATCAGTTCGACAATAATTCGCCCGTCTTCTGCGGCGATGCGGGCGTCGGGATGGCGCCGCATGTGAAGCGCCTGATGCGCGAGGCCGACGTGATCCTCGCGATTAACGCGCGCTTTGGCGAGAACACGACCGATGGCTACACGCTGCTGGACGTGCCGCAGCCCGCACAGCGGCTGATCCATGTGCACGGCTCGGATCTGGAGATCGGCAAGATCTACCGTCCCGAACTGGGTATCCATGCCGGGCCGAACGCCTTTGCCGCAGCCCTTGGCGCGCTGGAGCCGGTCAAGGGCGATTGGGCCGACTGGCGGGCCGAGGGCCGCGCGGCCTATGAGGCGGGCTTCGACCTGCCCGATCTGCCCTCGCCGGTCGATATGGGCAAGGTCTGCGCCTATCTGCGCGAGCACCTCCCCGAGGACATGATCCTGACCAACGGGGCGGGCAATTTCGCGGTCTGGCCGGGGCGGTTCTTCCGCTTCGGGCCGAACGCCACGCTGCTTGCGCCGCAATCGGGCGCGATGGGCTACGGGGTGCCGGCGGCCATCGCGGCCAAGGTCGCGCAGCCCGAGAAGACGGTGGTCTGTTTCGCGGGCGATGGCGATTTCCAGATGACCTCGCAGGAGCTTGCCACCGCCGCGCAGGCGGGCGCGCAGCCGATCATCCTGATCCTCAATAACGGGATCTACGGCACGATCCGCGCCCATCAGGAGCGCAATTATCCGACCCGCGTGTCGGGCACTTCGATGGCGGTGAACCCCGATTTCGCGGCGCTGGCGAAGGCTTATGGCTTCCACGGCGAGCGGGTCGAGCGGACGGAGGATTTCGCCGCTGCGTTCGAACGTGCGCGGGCGTCGGAGACCGGCGCGGTGCTGGACCTCGTGATCTCGCCCGAGGCGCTGACCCCGCGCCAGTCGCTGTCGGCGATGCGCGCGGCGGCGCTGGAGGCGGGCAAGGGGCGCTGA
- a CDS encoding SDR family NAD(P)-dependent oxidoreductase has translation MSKAQAVIIGVGDGLSAAVARELAPDYDLTLAARSAEKMQALAKETGARMVQLDATDEAAIADLFDALPAPPRVVVYNPSGRLRGPVAELDAAEVRTAVEITAIGAFLAGKHAARRMLEAEPTEGTRGTILFTGASAGVKGFARSAPFAMGKFAQRGLAESMARELHPQGIHVAWVNIDGMILNPGCSEAPDKPGSMLRPEAIAKTYRQLIEQDRSAWTNEITLRPWVETF, from the coding sequence ATGAGCAAGGCACAGGCGGTGATTATCGGAGTGGGCGACGGGCTTTCAGCCGCAGTGGCGCGGGAGCTTGCGCCCGATTATGACCTGACGCTGGCGGCCCGCAGCGCCGAGAAGATGCAGGCGCTGGCCAAGGAAACCGGCGCGCGCATGGTTCAACTGGATGCGACCGACGAGGCCGCGATTGCCGATCTGTTCGACGCCCTGCCCGCGCCGCCGCGCGTCGTCGTCTACAACCCTTCGGGCCGGTTGCGCGGCCCGGTGGCGGAGCTCGATGCCGCCGAGGTTCGCACCGCCGTCGAGATCACCGCGATCGGGGCGTTTCTGGCCGGCAAGCACGCCGCGCGGCGGATGCTCGAAGCCGAGCCTACCGAGGGCACTCGCGGCACCATCCTGTTCACCGGCGCCTCCGCCGGGGTGAAAGGATTCGCGCGCTCCGCCCCTTTCGCGATGGGGAAATTCGCGCAGCGTGGGTTGGCCGAGAGCATGGCGCGCGAATTGCACCCGCAAGGCATCCATGTGGCTTGGGTGAATATCGACGGCATGATCCTCAATCCGGGCTGCAGCGAGGCGCCCGACAAGCCCGGCTCGATGCTGCGCCCCGAGGCGATCGCGAAGACCTATCGCCAGCTGATCGAGCAGGATCGCAGCGCCTGGACGAACGAGATCACGCTGCGCCCCTGGGTCGAGACGTTCTGA
- a CDS encoding ABC transporter ATP-binding protein, with protein sequence MITLQSVTKTYNAGRPNAVTALDGIDLTIEGRAVTVLKGPSGSGKSSLLSVVACMARPSTGRVSLDGEVVSGLPEHFQTELRRERFGFIFQRFNLVRGLTVLENVMLPAAPLGQPFGELRARAMDRIEALGLGPRAQTRIELLSGGEAQRAAIARALINDPPILIADEPTANLDSALSETFLQIVAEEKARGRTVIMSSHDPRVWGADCVDRVVAMRDGRIEDAPAQQEPQP encoded by the coding sequence ATGATCACTCTACAATCCGTGACCAAGACCTATAATGCGGGCCGCCCCAATGCCGTGACCGCGCTGGACGGGATCGACCTGACCATCGAGGGCCGGGCCGTCACCGTTCTCAAGGGACCGTCGGGCTCGGGGAAATCCTCGCTCCTGTCGGTCGTGGCCTGCATGGCGCGCCCCTCCACGGGCCGCGTCAGTCTCGATGGCGAGGTCGTCTCGGGCCTGCCCGAGCACTTCCAGACCGAACTGCGGCGCGAGCGGTTCGGCTTCATCTTCCAGCGGTTCAACCTCGTGCGCGGCTTGACCGTGCTGGAAAACGTGATGCTGCCCGCCGCGCCGCTGGGTCAGCCCTTCGGGGAGCTCCGCGCGCGTGCGATGGACCGGATCGAGGCGCTGGGTCTGGGGCCGCGCGCCCAGACCCGGATCGAGCTGCTCTCGGGCGGCGAGGCGCAGCGCGCAGCGATTGCGCGGGCGCTGATCAACGATCCCCCGATCCTTATCGCGGACGAGCCCACGGCCAATCTCGACAGTGCGCTTTCCGAGACCTTCCTGCAGATCGTCGCCGAGGAGAAAGCGCGCGGGCGCACCGTCATCATGTCGAGCCACGACCCCCGCGTCTGGGGCGCGGATTGCGTCGACCGGGTGGTGGCGATGCGTGACGGGCGGATCGAGGATGCCCCCGCCCAGCAGGAGCCGCAGCCATGA
- a CDS encoding ABC transporter permease, which translates to MTPFLRRQRALADFTLAALARRKGKNIALIAVYSVVVFVLASAMFFAASLRFETTTVLEGAPEITVQKITLGRQDLIDGSVADEIAAIRGVTEAHPRLWGYYYDRINGANYTVMVPDDPEMMPDPGQIAIGEGIPRARGLEWAGAPVFLSRYEGDLKKFDVAKTFSRDSALMTSDLMLMNEADFRDFFDIPKGRYTDVVARVRNPNEVATIVQKGSNALPQMRFVTRADIARTYQKLFDWREGLLTALAFAGILAFVIFAAEKASGLSAEEAREIGILKAVGWNTRDVIAMKMWEGGLISLAAFLIGTVAGFAHVFFFGAPLFAPILKGWAVIYPDFPLSPHVDGLQLLTLALLTTLPYIAATVVPIWRTASADPDAVMR; encoded by the coding sequence ATGACCCCATTCCTGCGCCGCCAGCGCGCGCTGGCCGATTTCACCCTCGCCGCTCTCGCCCGCCGCAAGGGCAAGAATATCGCCCTGATCGCGGTCTATTCCGTGGTGGTATTTGTGCTCGCCTCGGCGATGTTCTTCGCCGCCAGCCTACGGTTCGAAACCACCACCGTGCTCGAAGGCGCGCCCGAGATCACCGTGCAGAAAATCACGCTCGGCCGTCAGGACCTGATCGACGGATCGGTCGCGGACGAGATCGCCGCGATCCGCGGTGTGACCGAGGCGCATCCCCGGCTCTGGGGCTATTATTACGACCGGATCAATGGCGCGAATTACACCGTCATGGTGCCTGACGACCCCGAGATGATGCCCGACCCCGGTCAGATCGCAATTGGCGAGGGCATCCCCCGCGCACGCGGCCTCGAATGGGCAGGCGCGCCGGTTTTCCTGTCGCGCTACGAGGGCGATCTGAAGAAATTCGACGTCGCCAAGACCTTCAGCCGCGACTCCGCGCTGATGACCTCGGACCTGATGCTGATGAACGAGGCTGATTTCCGCGACTTCTTCGACATACCCAAAGGCCGCTACACCGATGTCGTGGCCCGCGTGCGCAACCCCAACGAGGTCGCTACCATCGTCCAGAAAGGCTCGAACGCGCTGCCGCAGATGCGCTTCGTCACCCGCGCCGATATCGCGCGCACCTATCAGAAGCTCTTCGACTGGCGCGAGGGGCTGCTGACGGCGCTGGCCTTCGCGGGCATCCTCGCCTTCGTCATTTTCGCCGCCGAAAAAGCCAGCGGGCTCTCGGCCGAGGAAGCGCGCGAGATCGGCATCCTCAAGGCGGTGGGCTGGAATACGCGCGACGTGATCGCGATGAAGATGTGGGAAGGCGGGCTGATCTCGCTCGCGGCCTTCCTGATCGGCACCGTCGCGGGCTTCGCCCATGTGTTCTTCTTCGGCGCCCCGCTTTTTGCACCGATCCTGAAGGGCTGGGCGGTGATCTATCCCGATTTCCCGCTGAGCCCGCATGTGGACGGGCTGCAACTGCTGACGCTCGCGCTGCTGACCACCCTGCCCTATATCGCCGCGACCGTGGTGCCGATCTGGCGCACAGCCTCGGCCGATCCCGATGCCGTGATGCGCTGA
- a CDS encoding nitrous oxide reductase accessory protein NosL, producing the protein MCNHPCHHGGTPARPPSRPTRRQMLKRAAGLAAALSLGPGLSAARADAPTLDLPPPGPGDTCPVCGMFVYKYPEWVTTVLYADDYADHFDGAKDYFKYMFDMEKYAFGRTADQITGMGVTEYYGLKLIDAREALYVVGSDVLGPMGHELVPLMNAVDAQDFMRDHKGQKLLRHDEVTPELIDALDQGGPF; encoded by the coding sequence ATGTGCAACCATCCCTGCCATCACGGGGGCACGCCCGCACGCCCCCCGTCGCGCCCGACGCGGCGCCAGATGCTCAAACGCGCGGCGGGCCTCGCCGCTGCCCTCTCGCTCGGCCCGGGGCTGAGTGCTGCGCGCGCCGATGCACCCACACTCGACCTGCCCCCGCCCGGCCCCGGCGACACCTGCCCGGTCTGCGGCATGTTCGTCTACAAATACCCCGAATGGGTCACCACGGTGCTCTACGCGGATGACTATGCCGATCATTTCGACGGCGCCAAGGACTACTTCAAATACATGTTCGACATGGAGAAATACGCCTTTGGCCGGACCGCCGACCAGATCACCGGTATGGGCGTGACCGAGTATTACGGGCTCAAGCTGATCGACGCGCGCGAGGCGCTTTATGTCGTGGGCTCGGACGTTCTGGGCCCGATGGGGCACGAGCTGGTGCCGCTGATGAACGCGGTCGATGCGCAGGATTTCATGCGCGACCACAAGGGCCAGAAGCTGCTGCGCCATGACGAGGTCACGCCGGAGCTGATCGACGCGCTCGATCAGGGTGGCCCGTTCTGA
- a CDS encoding nitrous oxide reductase accessory protein NosL, with protein sequence MKRRDFLLTSSTGLAMVASGAAAEDMKPMDGMPMSPMDWTDQNGLTRFLKTDTAPLENEFEKYPRCPYCGMMRQMFSQTRHLIVYDNDTVDGTCSLHCAAISLALNVDAGPKTIYAGDAGADAKVKPLAVVDDMTYVIDAKKPGTMTGTSKYAYADPAKADAAAKDGGKVASFDEALVMAYADMARDTINIRKRRAERRARAGQ encoded by the coding sequence ATGAAACGACGCGACTTTCTTCTGACTTCTTCGACCGGCCTCGCGATGGTGGCCTCCGGCGCCGCTGCCGAGGATATGAAACCGATGGACGGCATGCCGATGTCGCCGATGGACTGGACCGACCAGAACGGGCTGACCCGCTTTCTCAAGACCGACACCGCGCCGCTCGAAAACGAGTTCGAGAAATACCCCCGCTGCCCCTATTGCGGCATGATGCGGCAGATGTTCAGCCAGACGCGCCACCTGATCGTCTATGACAACGACACGGTCGACGGCACCTGCTCGCTGCATTGCGCGGCGATCAGCCTCGCGCTGAACGTGGATGCGGGTCCGAAGACGATCTATGCGGGCGATGCGGGCGCGGACGCCAAGGTCAAGCCGCTCGCGGTGGTCGACGACATGACCTACGTGATCGACGCGAAAAAGCCCGGCACGATGACCGGCACGTCGAAATACGCCTATGCCGATCCGGCCAAGGCGGATGCGGCGGCCAAGGACGGGGGCAAGGTGGCGAGCTTCGACGAGGCGCTGGTCATGGCCTATGCCGACATGGCGCGCGACACGATCAACATTCGCAAACGCCGCGCCGAGCGCCGCGCCCGCGCCGGTCAGTGA